One window from the genome of Spiractinospora alimapuensis encodes:
- a CDS encoding class I SAM-dependent methyltransferase: MTGVPDATSMVYDRCAAGYDQQVDHFRRFGRHLVDLAAPSPGDRVLDVGSGMGACLLLAAGRVGAAGHAHGVDISARMVADLAAEIEARGLSNASVARADARSLTVPDASVDVVLSAFSLFVMPDPDAVVTEFHRVLRPGGRCAVSVPVRQVFPGDARRMAEIYGRYAAQAPTPASIPMRFDMDVAGSLTRSGFVDVTSTAVTEELTFSDVDTWWDWSWTVGSRALYERLPSSMLEGLREEVTTALRPAVTEAGLTARAHARLFIGHRPVELP; the protein is encoded by the coding sequence ATGACCGGTGTCCCCGACGCGACGTCCATGGTGTACGACCGGTGCGCAGCGGGCTACGACCAGCAGGTCGACCACTTCCGCCGGTTCGGGCGGCACTTGGTCGACCTGGCGGCGCCGAGCCCGGGGGACCGTGTACTCGACGTGGGGTCGGGGATGGGAGCCTGCCTCCTCCTCGCCGCGGGACGCGTCGGCGCCGCCGGCCACGCGCACGGGGTGGACATCTCCGCCCGCATGGTGGCGGACCTGGCCGCCGAGATCGAGGCGCGAGGGCTCTCCAACGCTTCGGTCGCCCGCGCGGACGCCCGGTCGCTCACCGTGCCGGACGCTTCCGTGGACGTCGTGCTCAGTGCCTTCTCCCTGTTCGTCATGCCGGACCCGGACGCGGTGGTCACGGAGTTCCACCGCGTCCTTCGCCCGGGCGGTCGGTGCGCTGTCTCCGTTCCCGTCCGACAGGTCTTCCCCGGGGACGCTCGGCGGATGGCCGAGATCTACGGCCGCTACGCCGCCCAGGCCCCGACCCCGGCCTCGATCCCGATGCGGTTCGACATGGACGTCGCCGGGAGCCTCACCCGGTCCGGCTTCGTCGACGTCACCTCGACGGCGGTCACGGAGGAATTGACCTTCTCCGACGTCGACACGTGGTGGGACTGGTCCTGGACCGTGGGAAGCCGCGCTCTCTACGAACGTCTGCCTTCGTCCATGCTGGAGGGACTCCGTGAGGAGGTCACCACGGCCCTCCGGCCCGCCGTCACCGAGGCGGGGCTGACGGCGCGCGCCCATGCTCGCCTGTTCATCGGACACCGCCCGGTCGAGCTCCCCTAG
- a CDS encoding AMP-binding protein encodes MNAVLEALSRRDEHTPVLHDAREALTAGQSVRLTYRFAHALSRYGYGPGDVVALVGPVSSRLYLLSHAVELVGAAQMEVPLAVAPEDQLGLIEECGTALVVVDPETVDDALVARLADHPTARLCTLAPSDRGEDLVAVSAELNAGPMSPRGRPGTPIRISLTGGTTGRAKPVVRNFRADRPDVRATFLGRLLGSSPRRPRTLVAGRPTGLLRTFADATVARDGRLVCLADFESERVLETVQRHGITHLLIPAHELRGLVDHPACARTDLSSLSCVTTGGGPVSPALLRAAVDRLGPIVYCSYGQTEAGNIAWLSPEDYSAGDPAVLRSCGRPVPGVEVRVRDDAGGELTPNERGRVWVRTPIMMHGYWNRPQATARVFEDGWLDTGDVGFRTEDGYLTILGRSHDAMTIDGRTVFSSEVDTILEEHPQIQASATFDVAGATGTTLHTAVVPRPGVALDPPAVRSSLVNRLAPHQVPSTVRAVPHIPYTYAHELCWNTLRAWHAASSD; translated from the coding sequence ATGAACGCAGTGCTGGAGGCCCTGTCGCGGCGAGACGAGCACACCCCCGTGCTCCACGACGCGCGAGAGGCACTCACCGCGGGTCAGAGCGTGCGCCTGACGTATCGGTTCGCACACGCGCTGTCGCGCTATGGCTACGGTCCTGGTGACGTGGTCGCCTTGGTGGGACCGGTGAGCAGCCGTCTGTACCTGCTGTCGCACGCGGTGGAGCTCGTGGGGGCGGCGCAAATGGAGGTCCCGTTGGCGGTCGCCCCCGAGGACCAACTCGGCCTCATCGAGGAGTGTGGCACCGCGCTGGTGGTCGTCGATCCCGAAACCGTCGACGACGCCCTTGTCGCGCGGCTGGCCGACCACCCCACCGCGCGGCTGTGCACGTTGGCACCGTCGGATCGGGGCGAGGACCTGGTCGCCGTCAGCGCCGAGTTGAACGCGGGGCCGATGTCCCCACGCGGTCGCCCAGGTACGCCCATCCGGATCTCCCTCACCGGAGGCACGACCGGTCGCGCCAAACCCGTGGTCCGCAATTTCCGAGCCGACCGGCCCGACGTTCGCGCGACATTCCTCGGACGTCTCCTGGGCTCCTCCCCCCGGCGGCCGAGGACACTGGTGGCCGGACGTCCCACCGGACTACTGCGGACGTTCGCCGACGCGACTGTGGCCCGGGACGGACGGCTGGTGTGCCTGGCCGACTTCGAGTCCGAGCGGGTGCTCGAAACGGTCCAGAGACACGGCATCACCCACCTGCTCATCCCCGCACATGAGCTTCGCGGCCTCGTCGACCACCCGGCCTGCGCGCGGACCGACCTGTCCTCACTGTCCTGCGTGACGACTGGCGGAGGCCCGGTCAGCCCCGCCCTGCTGCGGGCCGCGGTGGACCGGCTCGGCCCGATCGTGTACTGTTCCTACGGCCAGACCGAGGCCGGGAACATCGCCTGGCTCTCCCCCGAGGACTACTCGGCCGGAGACCCGGCGGTACTTCGTAGCTGTGGCCGGCCGGTACCCGGCGTCGAGGTCCGGGTCCGCGACGATGCGGGCGGGGAGCTCACGCCGAACGAGCGGGGACGGGTCTGGGTACGTACCCCGATCATGATGCACGGATACTGGAACCGACCACAGGCCACCGCGCGTGTGTTCGAGGACGGGTGGCTGGACACCGGAGACGTCGGTTTCCGGACCGAGGACGGCTATCTCACCATCCTGGGGCGCTCGCACGACGCCATGACCATCGACGGCCGGACCGTGTTCTCCTCCGAGGTGGACACGATCCTGGAGGAACACCCACAGATCCAGGCCTCCGCCACCTTCGACGTTGCTGGAGCCACCGGCACGACGCTCCACACGGCGGTGGTTCCGCGCCCCGGCGTCGCTCTGGACCCCCCGGCCGTGCGCTCCTCCCTCGTGAACCGCCTTGCCCCACACCAGGTCCCATCCACCGTGCGAGCCGTCCCCCACATCCCCTACACCTACGCCCACGAACTCTGCTGGAACACGTTGCGCGCGTGGCACGCCGCGTCATCGGACTGA
- a CDS encoding metallopeptidase domain-containing protein: MPIPRRGRAVALVATGALVLAGLATSPAAAEPDTALPTDDLYPWQEPNWPQTQPWQDTDAPERHQQALAAERSDILDESGAPEPIDPQDWVNPDHMTWDDWTDVPGTNWADTEQVGSEVQFKGAVVLVDYENQPFALTMEAGSTPFGNPTEEANSIPRDELADWWHDFLNVPGDINRGRTLHEFWMEGSGGRMGIELEAFGPYEMSGQSFEYGIEDRWQNDEDCPPGYECDQSLPPEAESLWLENEGDEISEEFDFIFYVSSGNDESGVWQEFGPMMWENPEDVSDEFGPPDPDMESNAAGTRYVEWTSWAAAAGYWSHAGPGYSVQSESSSHGTFSHEFSHVLGIADNYNNPMADPVRRTYSGIWGNLSRGIFNGPGGPHTRFTIPATSGGAVGAHHMLRDRLELEMVDVENDVLHLSRDELAESGAAVAQVTARSAVTAGDQELAGVNIVLDGGDQAPNCDWTEDLYCDGGDYDNYTIEAVDRMGYDSFTPDNGVLLSKTKDQDRAPFVWVVDANPGDIGMVDFVWPDGTPEYITEGDYRQLSNSAFHAGTDSGSEYEYVDEDNRLHFYIVDLERDDDGILTYTVATRSLDGSGDQERGVELPSNATGVALDDDWVRCEVELTNSGEAGDEPHTSSDVYRLSARAPSPHWEVWLPNELAVAEAGESTTVEVYANRTNPNVGGGGNIHLTAESESDSSVSDRTVCTPSG, encoded by the coding sequence ATGCCGATCCCCCGCCGAGGCAGAGCCGTCGCGTTGGTCGCGACCGGCGCTCTGGTCCTCGCCGGCCTGGCAACCTCGCCGGCCGCGGCGGAGCCCGACACCGCCTTACCCACGGATGACCTCTACCCCTGGCAGGAGCCCAACTGGCCGCAGACCCAGCCGTGGCAGGACACCGACGCCCCCGAACGGCACCAGCAGGCGCTGGCGGCGGAACGGTCGGACATCCTCGACGAGTCGGGCGCCCCGGAGCCGATCGACCCCCAGGACTGGGTCAACCCAGACCATATGACGTGGGACGACTGGACGGACGTCCCAGGAACCAATTGGGCGGACACCGAACAGGTCGGCTCGGAGGTCCAGTTCAAGGGCGCCGTAGTGCTGGTCGACTACGAGAACCAGCCGTTCGCCCTGACCATGGAAGCCGGCAGCACGCCCTTCGGGAACCCGACCGAGGAGGCCAACAGCATCCCGCGGGACGAGCTCGCGGACTGGTGGCACGACTTCCTGAACGTGCCCGGCGACATCAACCGCGGCCGCACGCTCCACGAGTTCTGGATGGAGGGATCCGGCGGCCGGATGGGCATCGAGCTCGAGGCCTTCGGACCCTATGAGATGTCGGGCCAGTCCTTCGAGTACGGCATCGAGGACCGGTGGCAGAACGACGAGGACTGTCCACCGGGGTACGAGTGTGACCAGTCCCTGCCGCCGGAGGCGGAGTCCCTCTGGTTGGAGAACGAGGGTGACGAGATCTCCGAGGAGTTCGACTTCATCTTCTACGTGTCCTCCGGTAACGACGAGTCGGGCGTGTGGCAGGAGTTCGGCCCGATGATGTGGGAGAACCCCGAGGACGTCTCCGACGAGTTCGGTCCACCGGACCCGGACATGGAGAGCAACGCCGCGGGCACCCGCTACGTGGAGTGGACCTCGTGGGCGGCCGCCGCCGGCTACTGGTCACACGCCGGACCGGGCTACTCGGTGCAGTCGGAGAGCTCCTCGCACGGCACGTTCTCGCACGAGTTCAGTCACGTGCTGGGAATCGCCGACAACTACAACAACCCCATGGCCGACCCCGTGCGCCGCACCTACAGCGGCATCTGGGGAAACCTGAGCCGCGGGATCTTCAACGGTCCGGGCGGTCCACACACCCGGTTCACGATCCCGGCGACCTCCGGCGGCGCCGTGGGCGCGCACCACATGCTCCGTGACCGGTTGGAGTTGGAGATGGTGGACGTCGAGAACGACGTCCTGCACCTGTCCCGGGACGAGCTCGCGGAGAGCGGGGCGGCCGTGGCGCAGGTGACCGCCCGGTCCGCGGTGACCGCCGGCGACCAGGAGCTCGCGGGGGTGAACATCGTCCTCGACGGCGGTGACCAGGCCCCCAACTGTGACTGGACCGAGGACCTGTACTGCGACGGCGGTGACTACGACAACTACACGATCGAGGCCGTGGACCGCATGGGCTACGACTCCTTCACACCGGACAACGGTGTGCTGCTGTCGAAGACCAAGGACCAGGACCGCGCGCCGTTCGTGTGGGTGGTCGACGCCAACCCGGGTGACATCGGGATGGTGGACTTCGTCTGGCCGGACGGAACGCCCGAGTACATCACCGAGGGTGACTACCGCCAGTTGTCCAACTCGGCGTTCCACGCCGGGACCGACTCAGGCAGCGAGTACGAGTACGTGGACGAGGACAACCGTCTGCACTTCTACATCGTGGACCTGGAGCGCGACGACGACGGGATCCTGACCTACACCGTCGCCACACGCTCACTGGACGGGTCTGGTGACCAGGAACGCGGTGTCGAGTTGCCGTCGAACGCCACGGGTGTGGCGCTGGACGACGACTGGGTCCGCTGCGAGGTGGAGCTCACCAATTCCGGCGAGGCCGGCGACGAGCCCCACACCAGCTCCGACGTGTACCGGCTCTCCGCACGGGCACCGAGCCCGCACTGGGAGGTCTGGCTGCCCAACGAGCTCGCGGTGGCCGAGGCCGGCGAGTCCACCACGGTGGAGGTGTACGCGAACCGGACGAACCCCAACGTCGGCGGTGGCGGAAACATCCACCTGACGGCGGAGTCCGAGAGCGACTCGAGCGTCTCCGACCGGACCGTCTGCACCCCCTCCGGCTGA
- a CDS encoding helix-turn-helix domain-containing protein produces MIDIAGSAGLRTALPHPALRDLVHAYVGYRQHDVSLARHRGLPSPWVTLIVSLAGPVRIVDGVTAPTGVVGGLHLRPTLIDQAHEQCGVHVMLNPLGTRALLGAPPLDLIDVSVDLEDLPIPWGRGLATRLAEQRDWSAVFGVLDRTLLATRRQVTLLPEVAEAWRLLRVTSGTMPVARVARDVGWSRRHLAERFRGSLGVTPKQAGRLARFERSRTAIRAGADLATVAAECGFFDQAHLTNEWRAMAGLTPTAWIREELPFLQDAPDDD; encoded by the coding sequence GTGATCGACATCGCCGGCTCCGCCGGCCTGCGTACGGCGCTGCCGCACCCAGCGTTGCGTGACCTGGTGCACGCCTATGTCGGCTACCGCCAACACGACGTGTCCCTCGCACGGCACCGCGGGCTTCCCTCGCCCTGGGTGACGCTCATCGTCAGCCTCGCGGGCCCGGTCCGGATCGTCGACGGCGTCACGGCACCGACCGGCGTCGTGGGCGGCCTCCATCTCCGTCCCACGTTGATCGACCAGGCCCACGAGCAGTGCGGCGTCCACGTCATGCTGAACCCACTGGGCACGCGGGCGCTGCTGGGTGCACCCCCGCTCGACCTGATCGACGTGAGCGTCGACCTCGAGGACCTCCCCATCCCCTGGGGGCGTGGTCTGGCGACGCGTCTGGCCGAGCAGAGGGACTGGTCGGCCGTGTTCGGCGTCCTGGACCGCACTCTGCTCGCCACCAGACGTCAGGTCACTCTCCTCCCGGAGGTCGCCGAGGCGTGGCGCCTCCTGCGCGTGACCTCCGGGACGATGCCGGTGGCACGAGTGGCCCGGGACGTCGGCTGGAGCCGACGACACCTCGCGGAGAGATTTCGCGGGAGTCTCGGTGTCACCCCCAAGCAGGCGGGGCGGCTCGCCCGCTTCGAGCGGAGTCGGACGGCCATCCGGGCGGGCGCGGACCTCGCGACCGTGGCGGCGGAGTGCGGCTTCTTCGACCAGGCCCACCTCACCAACGAGTGGCGCGCCATGGCCGGTCTCACTCCCACCGCCTGGATCCGCGAGGAGCTCCCGTTTCTCCAAGACGCTCCGGACGACGACTGA
- a CDS encoding VOC family protein has translation MSTNTKGPGVWACLSYSDAEGARTFLIDVFGFVEGVTVRDEEGDKGIVHAELRWPEGGGVMYGSTAAMGDGARPQGLWVYVQTADPDAVCDRARAAGARIVREPYDATYGSRNVSIADPEDNLWTFGTYGGTDPL, from the coding sequence ATGAGTACGAACACGAAGGGCCCCGGCGTCTGGGCGTGCCTGTCCTACTCCGACGCCGAGGGCGCGCGGACATTCCTGATCGACGTCTTCGGTTTCGTCGAAGGCGTCACGGTACGAGACGAGGAGGGTGACAAGGGGATCGTGCACGCGGAGCTGCGCTGGCCCGAGGGAGGCGGCGTGATGTACGGCTCCACGGCCGCGATGGGCGACGGAGCGCGCCCCCAAGGCCTCTGGGTGTACGTGCAGACGGCCGATCCGGACGCCGTTTGTGACCGTGCGCGCGCGGCGGGCGCGCGGATCGTCCGGGAGCCGTACGACGCGACATACGGCTCCCGCAACGTCAGCATCGCCGACCCGGAGGACAATCTCTGGACGTTCGGCACCTACGGGGGAACGGATCCGCTCTAG
- a CDS encoding APC family permease has protein sequence MSTEGPRFAIPRTMPNPAAARPPSTPFRAWMLADRVHPSGPATAAHRGASSYSWWKVVCLTGVDYFSTLSYLPAIAALAAGAVAPLATLVVVALTLLGVLPMYRRVARESPHGQGSVAMLGRLLPFWQGKFFVLVLLGFVVTAWIMTITLSSADATVHLLENPLAPEVLRGHNVLVTIGLILVLGVVFLIGFREAIIIAVPLVIAFLGLNAVVVVVSALEIAASPQTLAHWGNLVVGTGVGSMLWATVVAFPLLALGLSGFETGVSMMPLVRATGSTPQERLASRIRNTRRMLTAAAVIMSVYLIATSVVTTVLIPPVEFDQGGEANGRALAYLAHLYLGETFGTVYDLCSVAILWFAGASALAGLINIVPRYLPKFGMAPEWTRAARPVVVLYTLLAIAITVGFEANVDDQSGAYATGILAMLLSAAVAVLVSVRRVRHHLRTSLAGLLIAVLAYALLANVVERPDGVAIAGAFVAGIIVVSLVSRVFRTTELRVDRIEFDDAARALVSRAAARGELQLIAHRPDHATPHEYLEKLASQYSDSPVPRDAEVLFVEVEVYDPSVFSDVLHVTGTSENGFHVLRVRGPAAPNTIAALLLTLRDGTGLRPHCHFQWENQNPLGLFLRYLILGQGDTAILVREIVREKEPDPRRRPQIHVGG, from the coding sequence GTGTCCACAGAGGGACCCCGCTTCGCGATTCCGCGCACCATGCCCAACCCCGCTGCCGCCCGCCCTCCCAGCACACCGTTTCGCGCCTGGATGCTGGCCGACCGGGTCCACCCCAGTGGACCGGCCACGGCCGCGCACCGCGGAGCCAGCAGCTACTCCTGGTGGAAGGTCGTGTGCCTCACGGGTGTCGACTACTTCTCCACACTCTCCTACCTCCCGGCCATCGCGGCGCTCGCCGCCGGCGCGGTCGCCCCCCTCGCGACGCTGGTCGTCGTCGCGCTCACCCTGCTCGGAGTCCTGCCGATGTACCGCCGCGTCGCGCGGGAGAGCCCGCACGGCCAGGGATCGGTGGCGATGCTGGGTCGACTACTGCCGTTCTGGCAGGGGAAGTTCTTCGTCCTCGTCCTTCTGGGCTTCGTGGTCACCGCCTGGATCATGACCATCACGCTGTCCTCGGCGGACGCCACCGTGCACCTCCTGGAGAACCCGCTGGCCCCGGAGGTACTGCGGGGTCACAACGTGCTGGTGACGATCGGTCTGATCCTGGTGCTCGGCGTCGTGTTCCTGATCGGCTTCCGCGAGGCCATCATCATCGCCGTACCCCTCGTGATCGCCTTCCTCGGGCTGAACGCCGTCGTGGTCGTGGTGTCCGCCCTCGAGATCGCGGCGTCTCCCCAGACGCTCGCGCACTGGGGAAACCTGGTGGTCGGGACCGGAGTCGGGAGCATGCTGTGGGCGACGGTCGTCGCCTTCCCGCTCCTCGCCCTCGGCCTGTCCGGGTTCGAGACGGGAGTCAGCATGATGCCCTTGGTCCGCGCGACCGGGTCCACCCCCCAGGAGCGTCTGGCCTCGCGGATCCGCAACACCCGCCGCATGTTGACCGCCGCCGCGGTGATCATGAGCGTCTACCTGATAGCGACCAGCGTCGTCACGACCGTACTGATCCCGCCGGTGGAGTTCGACCAGGGAGGCGAGGCGAACGGCCGCGCCCTCGCCTACCTCGCCCACCTCTACCTCGGTGAGACCTTCGGTACGGTGTACGACCTCTGTAGCGTGGCGATCCTGTGGTTCGCCGGCGCCTCCGCGCTGGCGGGGCTCATCAACATCGTGCCGCGCTACCTGCCGAAGTTCGGGATGGCCCCGGAGTGGACCCGCGCGGCCCGTCCGGTCGTGGTCCTGTACACGCTGTTGGCGATCGCCATCACGGTCGGATTCGAGGCCAACGTTGACGACCAGTCCGGCGCCTACGCGACGGGGATCCTCGCGATGCTCCTGTCCGCGGCGGTCGCCGTGCTGGTGTCGGTGCGCCGGGTCCGCCACCACCTACGGACTTCGCTCGCGGGGCTGCTGATCGCGGTTCTCGCCTACGCGTTGCTCGCCAACGTCGTGGAACGACCGGACGGCGTCGCCATCGCGGGAGCGTTCGTCGCCGGCATCATCGTGGTGTCACTGGTGTCCCGGGTCTTCCGCACCACGGAGCTGCGGGTGGACCGGATCGAGTTCGACGACGCCGCGCGGGCGCTCGTGTCGCGCGCGGCGGCCCGCGGCGAGCTGCAGCTCATCGCGCACCGGCCGGACCACGCGACGCCCCACGAGTACCTGGAGAAGCTGGCGTCGCAGTACTCCGACAGCCCGGTCCCCCGCGACGCCGAGGTACTGTTCGTGGAGGTGGAGGTCTACGACCCGTCGGTGTTCTCCGACGTCCTGCATGTGACCGGCACCTCGGAGAACGGGTTCCACGTGCTGCGCGTCCGTGGGCCCGCGGCCCCGAACACGATCGCGGCGCTTCTGCTCACGCTGCGGGACGGCACCGGTCTGCGCCCTCACTGTCACTTCCAGTGGGAGAACCAGAACCCGCTCGGCCTCTTCCTCCGCTACCTGATCCTCGGCCAGGGTGACACCGCGATCCTCGTGCGTGAGATCGTCCGCGAGAAGGAGCCCGACCCGAGGCGTCGACCCCAGATCCACGTGGGTGGGTGA
- a CDS encoding tripartite tricarboxylate transporter permease: protein MELFDNVVLGFQAALSWDSLLFCALGVTLGTFIGVLPGLGSATGVALLLPLTLGMEPLHALLMLAGIYYGCQYGASTSAVLIRTPGDPASAVVTYDGYPMARQGRAGQALAVGTIASFIAGTLTVAVLMLAAPAFAAVAVRFGAPEMFALMLLGLLAVAGVSSGSPLKGLAMAALGLAIATVGIDSQTGVARFTFGQVQLYGGFGFIEIVIGIFAIGELLRRVGLPTVQPMRARLRDMVISRRELRRTVPPALRHSVLGFLLGILPGGGATLASFLSYETERRISKNPEEFGKGRLEGVAAPEASTNAAVNGSFVPTLTLGVPGSGTTAILLGAFIVFGIVPGPMLMREQPELVWGLMASFWIGNLLLLALNLPLAPAFASVLRIPYRYLYPAIILLTLIGAFSIEYRLWGMWVALAFGLIGWLMMRYGYPVAPVVLGLVLGPLMEPELARSLTISYGDPLVFVQRPISAALLALGVLLLVGPTLWRRLRRRRRASTSAPSASA, encoded by the coding sequence GTGGAACTCTTCGACAATGTCGTGCTCGGTTTCCAGGCCGCGCTCTCGTGGGACAGCCTGCTGTTCTGCGCCCTCGGTGTCACGCTCGGAACCTTCATCGGTGTTCTGCCCGGCCTCGGATCCGCGACCGGCGTGGCGCTCCTCCTGCCGCTCACCCTGGGCATGGAGCCCCTGCACGCCCTGCTGATGCTGGCCGGGATCTACTACGGATGCCAGTACGGGGCCTCCACCAGCGCCGTACTGATCCGTACCCCCGGAGATCCCGCGTCGGCCGTCGTCACCTACGACGGCTATCCCATGGCGCGCCAGGGACGCGCGGGCCAGGCCCTGGCCGTCGGCACGATCGCGTCCTTCATCGCCGGGACACTGACCGTGGCGGTGTTGATGCTGGCGGCACCGGCGTTCGCCGCCGTCGCCGTCCGGTTCGGCGCGCCGGAGATGTTCGCGCTGATGCTGCTCGGGCTGTTGGCCGTGGCCGGGGTCAGCTCGGGCTCCCCGCTGAAGGGTCTGGCGATGGCCGCCCTGGGATTGGCGATCGCCACCGTGGGCATCGACTCCCAGACCGGTGTCGCCCGATTCACCTTCGGGCAGGTCCAGTTGTACGGCGGATTCGGGTTCATCGAGATCGTGATCGGGATCTTCGCCATCGGTGAGCTGCTGCGGCGGGTCGGGCTGCCGACCGTCCAACCGATGCGCGCGCGCCTGCGCGACATGGTCATCTCCCGCCGGGAGCTGCGCCGCACCGTCCCTCCGGCGTTGCGTCACAGTGTCCTGGGGTTCCTTCTGGGCATTCTCCCGGGCGGCGGCGCGACACTCGCGTCGTTCCTCAGTTACGAGACCGAGCGACGGATCTCGAAGAATCCCGAGGAGTTCGGCAAGGGTCGTCTGGAGGGGGTGGCGGCCCCGGAGGCGTCGACCAACGCGGCCGTGAACGGGTCCTTCGTCCCGACGCTCACCCTGGGCGTCCCGGGTTCCGGTACGACCGCGATCCTTTTGGGCGCCTTCATCGTGTTCGGGATCGTTCCCGGACCGATGCTCATGAGGGAGCAGCCGGAACTGGTCTGGGGCCTGATGGCGTCCTTCTGGATCGGCAACCTGTTGCTGCTCGCCCTCAATCTGCCGCTCGCCCCGGCGTTCGCGTCCGTGCTGCGGATCCCCTATCGCTACCTCTATCCCGCGATCATCCTTCTCACCCTGATCGGGGCCTTCTCGATCGAGTACCGCCTGTGGGGGATGTGGGTGGCCCTCGCCTTCGGCCTGATCGGCTGGCTGATGATGCGCTACGGATACCCGGTGGCACCGGTCGTCCTCGGCCTGGTCCTGGGCCCGCTGATGGAGCCGGAACTGGCCCGGTCGTTGACCATCAGCTACGGCGACCCCCTCGTCTTCGTCCAGCGCCCCATCTCGGCCGCGCTGCTCGCCCTGGGTGTACTCCTCTTGGTCGGTCCCACGCTGTGGCGACGGCTGCGCCGTCGGCGGCGGGCGAGTACCTCCGCTCCCAGCGCGTCCGCCTGA
- a CDS encoding tripartite tricarboxylate transporter TctB family protein, producing MTPAASKRNLPDVIGGAIIATLGVVFAAGGLNYGVMAGGGQLGPGAMPTFAGLLLLAFGVGIALSGLRRGARSAERDTEERVEDPPDPPTPNADVLAGGRAGPSTDPGANDDTARGLAGDAPAPAGLSPEPGSDAPAAGGEDTTRETPTRVLALLALTACAVAAVTWFDTYLTLGALTLLILVVFERVRPLVAVGVSVALVVICYLIFSVLLNVPLPSIL from the coding sequence ATGACTCCAGCCGCGTCGAAACGCAACCTTCCCGACGTCATCGGCGGGGCCATCATCGCGACGCTCGGCGTCGTCTTCGCCGCGGGCGGTCTCAACTACGGCGTCATGGCTGGGGGCGGACAGCTCGGGCCCGGGGCGATGCCCACCTTCGCGGGCCTGCTGCTCCTCGCGTTCGGGGTGGGCATCGCGCTCTCCGGCCTCCGGAGAGGTGCACGCTCGGCAGAGCGGGACACCGAGGAACGAGTCGAGGACCCCCCGGATCCCCCGACACCGAACGCCGACGTGCTCGCGGGTGGACGGGCGGGACCGAGCACGGATCCCGGGGCGAACGACGACACCGCGCGCGGGCTCGCCGGGGACGCTCCGGCCCCGGCGGGTCTGTCCCCGGAGCCCGGGAGCGACGCACCCGCGGCCGGTGGTGAGGACACGACACGGGAGACGCCCACGCGGGTCCTCGCCCTCCTGGCCCTCACCGCCTGCGCGGTCGCGGCCGTGACGTGGTTCGACACCTACCTCACCCTCGGTGCCCTCACTCTCCTCATCCTGGTCGTCTTCGAGCGTGTCCGGCCGCTGGTCGCCGTGGGCGTCTCCGTCGCCCTCGTGGTGATCTGCTACCTCATCTTCTCGGTTCTGCTCAACGTCCCGCTGCCGTCGATCCTCTGA